Below is a window of Paenibacillus bovis DNA.
GAATGACCCTGCCGCCAGGCAGCGTATGGAACAGATGCCGCATCCGTTTATTGCCGGGCTCACCTACGGCGAATCCAATCTATATAAGGACGATGTTAACAAGGTATGTTTTCTGGATAGCCCATTGCCATTCGAACAGATCCGTGAAGAGTTCGAAGGTAAATTCGAAGTGATCCAATGTACAGTGCCTATGTTTGGCCCAAATAGCGGAGAGCTGATGATTCCCGGTATACATAAAGCGATAGCTATCGCCGATCTGCTGGATCATCTGCAATTGTCCCGTGAACAGACTATAGCTATCGGGGATGGAATGAACGATGCCGAGATGCTGGAATACTGCGCAATTGGAATTGCCATGGGTAATGCGAGACCCGGGTTACTGGAGATCGCAGACGATATTACCGATACACTCGAGCAGGATGGATTATATAAAAGCTTTGTTAAATACGGTTTGACCGACTGTAAATAATCCCTTCCTGTAAGGCAACAAAGTAAACGATAACGGGCGTTCATAAAATTGATCCTCTTCAAAGCTGTGGTAATCCTTTGTTATTGGGTAATAGTAAATAGATGGTACAAAATCATTTGTAGTATTAATTAATCACGCGCTACTAATTAAAACTATTATTCAGGACAATAATTCGCAGAAAACAGGAGGATCATTATGACTAAACAATTCGATATTATCTTTATTGGAAGTGGACAGGGAGCATGGAATGCAGCATTGCCGCTTAGCCAATCGGGCAAAAAAATAGCCATGATTGAACGGGATAAAATTCTGGGCGTATGTACCAACTACGGATGTAACCCCAAGATTATTCTGGATGGACCGATCAAAGTAATGGAAGATGCAGAGCTATTCGGTGCAGCTGGACTAACCAGCGAATTCAAGCTGGACTGGCAAAAGCTGATGGATCATAAAAACAAAATTCTCGGAGCACTGCCGGATAAAATGGAGCAAAATCTGAAGCAGGCCGGTATCGAAATTATTCGTGGAGAAGCCCGCTTCGTTGATGACCATACGGTTGAAGTAAACAACGAGCAGTATGCAGCAGAGAATATCGTAATCGCTGCGGGTCACCGTCCGGCTACACTCGGTATACCGGGAGAAGAGTATATGCAGACCAGCAACGAGTTCCTGTACTTGCCGGAATTGCCAGAACGCATCGTGTTTATCGGTGCCGGTTATGTATCGATGGAGCTGGCTTCGATCTCGGTCAAAACGGGGGCTGAAGTACATGTTGTTCAATCTTCGGATCATATACTTAATGGATTTCCGCAGCCTTATGCCAATAAATTGATCGAAAAAATGAAACAAGACGGTATTCAATTCCATTTCAACGATCATGTGACTGCTGTAGAGCAGCAGGGCAGTGAGCTGACAGTTACTACGGAGAAGGGACTGCAGCTAACGGCAGGTCTGGTTATTAACGCAACTGGTCGTGTGCCAAATGCAGATCAGCTGAATCTGGAAGCGGCTGGTGTAGAATATAATAAACACGGCATTGTAGTTAATGATCGTCTGCAGACATCACAGCCACATATCTATGCGACAGGCGATATTCTTGACAAAACGCAGCCGCGCCTGACACCAACAGCCGTATTTGAAGCCAAATACCTGGCCGGTTCGCTGATGGGTATGATCAATGCTCCAATTAAGTATCCGCCTATTGCTACGATTGCTTTTACAGTACCGAGAATCGCCCAGATCGGTATCAGTATCGAAGAAGCGGAACAATCAGAAGAGTATACAGTCAAACCGATCGAGCTGGGTAAGCAGTGGGACTTTGCCGGACGCAATGATACCGAAGCCCATCTGACACTGATCTATAATCAGGAGCAAAAGCTGGTCGGTGCAGCAGCCTACAGCCAGGAAGCGCTAGAGATCATCAACAGTCTGACTCCTGTGATTACGCTGGGTCTGACAGCCGAAGATGCGGACAAACTTATTTATGCTTTCCCATCCTTTGAGACAATGATTCCAAGCTATTTGCATCAGGCCAAATAACAAATCAGGATTTACAGTATCGTTGGTTAAGTAAGGTTGATTAAATAAGAGATCTATGTTCAAATGGCAGCTCCTGTGCTTTTTTAATACGAAGTATTCTCTAAACGAACAAGCCGATTCCCTGGGGCCAAGGGAATTGGCTTGTTTTGTTTGAAGCACAGACAATTTTAGGCAGGACAGGTACAGGCGGTTTCTTCGTTCATTCTCTGTCCTCGTATTGCCCGACTATAGAAATTTCCTGTATGCTGAATAAATGGATCTTACAGCAGTAAAGCCTAGAGGAGGTTACTAATGAACGAAGAGCAATTCATCGAATATTGTTTATCATATCCGGGAGTGTACAAAGATTATCCGTTTGATGAGACATGGACAGTGATGCGGCATAAAGGCAATAAAAAGTCATTTGCGCTTATTTTCCAGCGTCATGGTCATCTATGTGTGAATCTGAAATGTGATCCGCTCAAGGCAGATTTTCTGCGTACCCTGTATACGGATGTACAGCCTGGATATCATATGAACAAGGAGCACTGGAACACTGTGAATCTGGAAGGCGAGATTCCGCTGGAAGAGATCCAGGATATGGTGGAACACAGCTATCACCTCACACAGCCGAAAATCCGCAAGAAAAAATCACAGGATTAACCCGGCAAGAAAATAGTCAGTGTCTTTTTTATCTGCTATGCAGCAGGGAGACGGGGAAGCAGACTTTCTTTTCTCAAGAGAGAGTATCAGAACTGATATGCTGATGTCTCTTGTACCGCTGCCATTGCATACATACGAGCAGAACAGCAGCAATGGTCAGGA
It encodes the following:
- a CDS encoding MmcQ/YjbR family DNA-binding protein — its product is MNEEQFIEYCLSYPGVYKDYPFDETWTVMRHKGNKKSFALIFQRHGHLCVNLKCDPLKADFLRTLYTDVQPGYHMNKEHWNTVNLEGEIPLEEIQDMVEHSYHLTQPKIRKKKSQD
- a CDS encoding dihydrolipoyl dehydrogenase family protein encodes the protein MTKQFDIIFIGSGQGAWNAALPLSQSGKKIAMIERDKILGVCTNYGCNPKIILDGPIKVMEDAELFGAAGLTSEFKLDWQKLMDHKNKILGALPDKMEQNLKQAGIEIIRGEARFVDDHTVEVNNEQYAAENIVIAAGHRPATLGIPGEEYMQTSNEFLYLPELPERIVFIGAGYVSMELASISVKTGAEVHVVQSSDHILNGFPQPYANKLIEKMKQDGIQFHFNDHVTAVEQQGSELTVTTEKGLQLTAGLVINATGRVPNADQLNLEAAGVEYNKHGIVVNDRLQTSQPHIYATGDILDKTQPRLTPTAVFEAKYLAGSLMGMINAPIKYPPIATIAFTVPRIAQIGISIEEAEQSEEYTVKPIELGKQWDFAGRNDTEAHLTLIYNQEQKLVGAAAYSQEALEIINSLTPVITLGLTAEDADKLIYAFPSFETMIPSYLHQAK
- a CDS encoding Cof-type HAD-IIB family hydrolase; the encoded protein is MNNTDRKIVFIDIDGTLVDDNGHVPESAALACRQARENNHLLFLCTGRSKAEIYDSIWDIGFDGLIGAGGGYVEIENEVLYHKKVQPEDVRHMVDFFDRHGIQFYLESNAALYASAGLRPQLEQLIYGDVQNDPAARQRMEQMPHPFIAGLTYGESNLYKDDVNKVCFLDSPLPFEQIREEFEGKFEVIQCTVPMFGPNSGELMIPGIHKAIAIADLLDHLQLSREQTIAIGDGMNDAEMLEYCAIGIAMGNARPGLLEIADDITDTLEQDGLYKSFVKYGLTDCK